A window of the Juglans microcarpa x Juglans regia isolate MS1-56 chromosome 5D, Jm3101_v1.0, whole genome shotgun sequence genome harbors these coding sequences:
- the LOC121266419 gene encoding replication factor C subunit 3, protein MLWVDKYRPKTLDQVMVHQVIAQNLKKLVTEQDCPHLLFYGPPGSGKKTLIMALLRQMFGPGAEKVKVENKTWKVDAGSRTLDIELTTLSSTNHVELNPSDAGFQDRYIVQEIIKEIAKNRPIDTKGKKGFKVLVLNEVDKLSREAQHSLRRTMEKYSSYCRLILCCNSSSKVTEAIRSRCLNVQINAPTEEEIAKVLEFIGNKEGLQLPSGFAARIAEKSNQSLRRAILSFETCRVQQYPFTSKQVISPMDWEEYVAEIASDIMKEQSPKRLFQVRGKLYELLVNCIPPEIILKRLLYELLKKLDVELKHEVCHWAAYYEHRMRLGQKAIFHIEAFVAKFMSIYKSFLVATFG, encoded by the exons ATGTTGTGGGTGGACAAGTACAGACCCAAGACCTTAGACCAGGTCATGGTCCACCAAGTCATTGCCCAAAACCTCAAGAAACTG GTCACGGAGCAGGACTGCCCGCATTTGCTCTTCTACGGCCCACCCGGCTCCGGCAAAAAAACCCTAATCATGGCCCTTCTTCGTCAGATGTTCGGCCCTGGCGCTGAGAAG GTGAAGGTGGAGAATAAGACATGGAAAGTTGAT GCTGGAAGTAGAACTCTTGATATAGAGCTTACTACATTGTCAAGCACCAACCATGTGGAGCTGAATCCCAGCGATGCGGGGTTTCAAGACAGATATATAGTTCAGGAAATAATCAAAGAAATAGCAAAAAATAGACCTATTGacacaaaaggaaagaaaggctTCAAAG TATTAGTGCTGAATGAGGTAGACAAACTTTCAAGAGAAGCTCAACATTCACTCAGAAGAACTATGGAGAAATATAGTTCTTATTGCCGGCTGATACTATGCTGCAACAGTTCATCAAAGGTTACTGAAGCAATCCGATCCCGCTGCTTGAATGTTCAAATAAATGCACCAACAGAAGAAGAg ATTGCTAAGGTATTAGAATTTATTGGGAACAAAGAAGGACTGCAACTTCCATCTGGATTTGCTGCTCGTATAGCAGAAAAGTCAAATCAAAGTCTAAGGAGAGCCATATTGTCATTTGAGACTTGTCGTGTCCAACA GTATCCTTTTACAAGCAAACAAGTAATATCCCCAATGGATTGGGAGGAGTATGTTGCTGAAATAGCATCTGACATAATGAAGGAGCAGAGTCCTAAAAG GCTGTTTCAGGTTCGAGGGAAGTTGTATGAGCTACTTGTTAATTGTATTCCTCCAGAGATCATCCTGAAG AGGCTGCTCTATGAATTGTTGAAGAAATTGGATGTGGAACTAAAACATGAGGTTTGCCATTGGGCTGCATATTAT GAACATAGGATGCGTCTTGGACAGAAAGCCATATTTCACATTGAAG CATTTGTGGCCAAATTTATGAGCATCTACAAGTCTTTTCTCGTTGCAACGTTTGGCTAA